One genomic segment of Stigmatopora argus isolate UIUO_Sarg chromosome 3, RoL_Sarg_1.0, whole genome shotgun sequence includes these proteins:
- the LOC144071758 gene encoding leucine-rich repeat-containing protein 4C-like, which yields MLNKMTSSQQQMMRGPRWNRALSNPLFVLLLALQLLVVAGLVRAQTCPSVCSCSNQFSKVICTRRSLREVPDGISTNTRYLNLQENLIQIIKVDSFKHLRHLEILQLSKNHIRKIELGAFNGLASLNTLELFDNRLTTIPNGAFEYLSKLKELWLRNNPIESIPSYAFNRVPSLRRLDLGELKRLSYISEGAFEGLSNLRYLNLGMCNLKEIPNLIPLVKLDELEMSGNQLSVVRPGSFKGLIHLQKLWMMHAQIQMIERNSFDDLQSLVELNLAHNNLTLLPHDLFTPLHHLERVHLHHNPWNCNCDILWLSWWLKEMVPANTSCCARCSTPTHHKGRYIGELDQNYFHCYAPVIVEPPADLNVTEGSAAELKCRASSLTSVSWITPNGSIMTHGAYKIRISVLNDGTLNFTNVTLQDTGTYTCMVSNSAGNTTASATLNVSSTENSSFSYFTTVTVETIETPHNEGFTTIVQHKVGSTPSAYTWKSALPSSTTTATVQTSLSTRATEKTYTIPVTEFGGEGSLNGLDEVMKTTKIIIGCFVAITLMAAVMLIIFYKMRKQHHQQNHHAPTRTIEIINVDEDCVTGGPGMEGHLTLPPLEHEHINHYNTYKTAYNHASTINSIHSSAHEPLLIRANSKDNVQETQI from the coding sequence ATGTTAAACAAAATGACCTCTTCTCAGCAGCAGATGATGCGAGGTCCTAGGTGGAACCGGGCCTTGTCCAACCCTCTGTTTGTGCTGCTCCTGGCCTTACAGCTTCTGGTGGTTGCGGGTCTAGTTCGTGCTCAAACATGCCCATCCGTCTGCTCCTGTAGTAACCAGTTCAGTAAAGTCATCTGCACTCGGAGAAGTTTACGAGAGGTGCCTGATGGTATTTCTACCAACACACGCTATCTAAATCTTCAAGAAAATCTGATCCAGATTATTAAAGTGGACAGCTTCAAGCATCTAAGACATTTGGAGATCCTGCAGCTAAGTAAAAATCACATACGCAAAATTGAGCTTGGGGCCTTCAATGGTCTTGCTAGCCTCAATACCCTGGAGCTTTTTGACAACCGCCTCACCACAATCCCGAATGGAGCATTTGAGTACCTTTCAAAACTAAAGGAGTTATGGTTGAGGAATAATCCCATAGAGAGCATTCCCTCGTATGCTTTCAATAGGGTGCCCTCATTACGACGACTGGACCTCGGGGAGCTTAAAAGGCTATCTTACATATCTGAGGGAGCCTTCGAAGGACTGAGCAATCTTCGCTACTTAAATCTGGGAATGTGTAATTTGAAGGAAATTCCTAACCTTATTCCCCTGGTGAAGCTGGATGAACTGGAAATGTCTGGCAACCAGTTGTCTGTTGTCCGGCCTGGCTCTTTCAAGGGGCTCATCCATCTTCAGAAACTATGGATGATGCATGCCCAAATCCAGATGATTGAGAGAAACTCATTTGATGATCTCCAGTCACTAGTGGAGCTTAATTTAGCGCACAACAACCTTACTCTCTTGCCCCATGATCTATTCACACCTTTGCATCATCTTGAGAGGGTGCACTTGCACCACAACCCTTGGAATTGTAACTGTGATATTCTTTGGCTGAGTTGGTGGCTTAAAGAGATGGTACCAGCAAATACCAGCTGCTGTGCTCGCTGCAGCACCCCAACTCACCACAAAGGACGTTACATTGGAGAACTTGATCAAAACTACTTCCACTGTTATGCTCCTGTTATTGTGGAGCCCCCAGCTGACCTAAATGTGACAGAGGGGAGCGCTGCAGAGTTGAAATGTCGAGCCAGCTCTTTGACTTCTGTGAGCTGGATTACACCCAACGGTTCCATCATGACACACGGTGCGTACAAGATCAGAATTTCAGTGCTGAATGATGGTACTCTGAACTTCACCAATGTTACATTGCAAGACACTGGTACGTATACGTGTATGGTCAGTAATTCAGCTGGTAACACAACAGCGTCTGCAACACTCAACGTGTCCTCAACTGAGAACAGCAGCTTCAGCTACTTCACCACAGTGACTGTAGAGACGATAGAAACTCCACATAATGAAGGCTTTACCACAATTGTACAACATAAGGTAGGCTCCACTCCCTCAGCCTATACATGGAAATCCGCTTTACCCAGTTCCACAACTACCGCCACAGTGCAGACCTCTCTCTCTACTCGTGCCACGGAAAAGACTTACACCATCCCAGTCACTGAATTTGGTGGGGAAGGCTCTCTCAATGGCTTGGATGAGGTCATGAAGACAACGAAGATTATAATTGGATGTTTCGTTGCAATTACTCTCATGGCAGCTGTCATGCTGATCATCTTTTACAAAATGCGTAAACAGCACCACCAGCAGAATCATCATGCACCCACACGCACCATTGAAATAATCAATGTGGATGAGGACTGCGTAACAGGAGGACCAGGCATGGAGGGGCACCTGACTTTGCCTCCCCTTGAACATGAGCACATTAACCATTATAACACATATAAAACAGCATACAACCATGCCTCCACTATCAACTCCATCCACAGCTCAGCGCATGAACCTTTGTTAATCCGGGCAAACTCAAAAGACAATGTACAAGAGACCCAAATCTGA